The Bombus fervidus isolate BK054 chromosome 3, iyBomFerv1, whole genome shotgun sequence genome includes a window with the following:
- the Mps1 gene encoding dual specificity protein kinase monopolar spindle 1: MLNSMDYQNHTISRPKFQPIRVKELLHFCESDDDESEDRPQDSDNESDSDDPQPLPQDDHVEDELNKSLSLFNITCNELEGTSKVSEIIVSPKPEEYVLINNVESKPESKLTFHEHEHDVIERSVKCEQSNQMQLSIETHAQEKLSQTEHKNKYITNIDIKGELNQDQLLDQQSTSRMSSNRESITCASQYFESISQPGMDNLQNTSKKVTIESSSIINEEKTHSENVASTSKTLISDTGTYINSNDQWILQTPLKHASINSIRPDPCFSRRNITQTPQNKVSDVSKNHGLTPATILSHWSLNNIKQTPLQNKNVNFKDSMQTPKNSFYFTPSIGKHETPRYLDTEGKVRRPLSDTGSLAQNDVFSRHLLQGSQLPKVNEVTPKIQEKSLCKNLYKTDLPKQISETSENVHLESDVNEELKENKHPNKNNTLLDKETVNKISNNKQAPSCIKDNKDILKSMCNYPQNQHSEVNNQNQQQNLNKIVDKPSNVQFSIPSNVPKSRQTRTLFVKGKEYLILGILGQGMSGEVLRVQDLSSLELCAIKCVNLNRMDKDSAQGCLEEISMLHKLQAPCIVKMFDYEIKYPMVYVVMEMGDTDLSRLLKTMSQEKQIPLTMILYYWTEMLTAVKHIHDNGVIHSDLKPANFLLVRGRLKLIDFGIASSMNADMTSVVKNCPIGTLNYISPEALMDIGGNSDSPTQNVKYKISFKSDVWSLGCILYSLVYGHTPFHHVRSQWAKVNAITNPKLNIPFPTTLQSEDGNKVMPSPPILIDVMRKCLQHDPKARPTVAELLQVEYIPTREEHISATVPEIPANILVKIKHTLSEDEWRQLTWILENRRFI, from the exons ATGGATTATCAAAACCATACCATTTCACGACCAAAATTTCAACCAATACGTGTGAAAGAATTGTTGCATTTTTGTGAAAGTGATGATGATGAAAGCGAAGATAGACCACAAGACTCTGATAATGAATCAGATTCTGATGATCCTCAACCTCTACCACAGGATGATCATGTTGAAGATGAATTGAATAAGTcattatctttatttaatataacatgTAATGAGTTAGAAGGAACTAGTAAGGTTTCAGAGATAATTGTTTCTCCAAAACCTGAAGAATATGTGTTAATTAACAATGTAGAATCTAAACCTGAAAGTAAATTAACATTTCACGAACATGAACATGATGTAATTGAAAGAAGTGTAAAGTGTGAACAATCAAACCAGATGCAATTAAGTATTGAAACTCATGCACAAGAAAAGCTTTCACAAACTGaacacaaaaataaatatattactaatataGATATCAAAGGAGAATTAAATCAGGACCAACTTTTAGACCAACAGAGTACTTCTAGAATGAGCAGTAACAGGGAATCTATTACTTGTGCATCTCAATATTTTGAAAGTATATCACAGCCTGGAATGGATAATTTGCAGAATACTAGTAAGAAAGTAACAATAGAATCAAGTTCCAtaataaatgaagaaaaaactCATAGTGAAAATGTTGCTTCCACAAGTAAAACATTAATATCAGATACAGgaacatatataaattctaacgATCAGTGGATATTACAAACTCCTTTAAAACATGCATCAATTAATTCTATACGTCCAGACCCATGTTTCTCTCGTAGAAATATTACACAAACGCCACAAAACAAAGTATCTGATGTATCTAAAAATCATGGGTTAACACCAGCTACAATCTTATCTCATTGGTCtctaaataacataaaacaaaCTCCATTacagaataaaaatgttaattttaaagATTCTATGCAAACtccaaaaaattctttttattttacaccAAGCATAGGAAAACATGAAACTccaag aTATTTGGATACAGAAGGTAAAGTAAGAAGACCTTTATCAGATACAGGAAGTTTGGCACAAAATGATGTTTTTAGTAGGCATTTATTACAAGGATCTCAACTTCCTAAAGTAAATGAAGTAACACCTAAAATTCAAGAAAAATcgttatgtaaaaatttatataaaacagaTTTGCCAAAGCAAATATCTGAGACATCAGAAAATGTACATCTAGAATCAGATGTTAatgaagaattaaaagaaaataaacatccaaataaaaataatacattgcTAGATAAAGAaacagtaaataaaatatcaaataataaacaGGCTCCATCTTGTATTAAAGACAATAAAGATATCTTGAAATCAATGTGCAATTATCCTCAGAATCAGCATTCAGAAGTCAATAATCAAAACCAACAACaaaacttaaataaaattgtagataAACCATCAAATGTACAATTCTCAATCCCATCTAATGTTCCTAAATCTAGGCAAACTAGAACTCTTTTTGTTAAAGGAAAAGAGTATTTAATTTTGGGTATACTTGGTCAAGGTATGAGTGGAGAGGTTTTGAGAGTACAAGACTTATCTTCTCTTGAGTTGTGCGCTATTAAATGCGTTAATCTTAATCGTATGGACAAGGACTCTGCACAAGGTTGCTTAGaagaaatttcaatgttaCATAAATTACAAGCACCATGTATTGTTAAAATGTTTGATTA TGAAATTAAGTATCCTATGGTCTATGTAGTAATGGAAATGGGAGACACTGATCTCAGTCGTCTTTTAAAAACCATGTCACAAGAAAAACAGATTCCTCTTAcaatgattttatattattggaCAGAAATGTTGACAGCCGTTAAGCATATACATGATAATG gagTAATTCATTCAGATTTGAAACCAGCAAATTTTTTGTTGGTACGGGGACGACTAAAACTTATAGATTTTGGAATTGCTTCTAGTATGAATGCTGATATGACATCTGTTGTGAAAAACTGTCCAATTGGAACTTTGAATTATATTAGCCCTGAAGCTCTAATGGATATTGGTGGAAATTCAGATTCTCCCACACagaatgttaaatataaa atAAGTTTTAAGTCAGATGTGTGGTCTTTAGGATGTATTTTGTATAGTTTAGTATATGGTCATACTCCGTTTCATCATGTTCGTTCACAATGGGCTAAAGTGAATGCAATAACTAATCCGAAGTTGAACATTCCTTTTCCTACAACTTTGCAATCAGAAGATGGTAATAAAGTTATGCCGTCACCACCAATTTTAATTGATGTAATGCGTAAATGTCTACAACATGATCCAAAAGCACGACCAACGGTAGCTGAGCTTTTGCAAGTGGAGTATATACCCACTAGAGAAGAACATATATCAGCTACAGTTCCTGAGATTCCAGCAAATATTTTAGTGAAGATAAAGCATACATTAAGTGAAGATGAATGGCGACAATTGACATGG ATTTTGGAGAATAGAAGATTTATATGA